One Microbacterium esteraromaticum genomic window carries:
- a CDS encoding glycosyltransferase, whose amino-acid sequence MPSRVHAIVVARTGDSAAAQLGRTLEAISRQSTPPDAITVVVLGSGAQVRAVDGIGRSVEAIVEARATTTFAEAVQLAQPRIADGSSVWMLTQDSVPEPGALQLLAGSLERSPSAALAAPKLVRHDDDREIVSMGVSMSRFGRTVQLAADELDQGQHDAVEDALGADVRGMLIRGAAPVVLRPDTGLGGADEGLDLGVRARLGGGRAVLVPKARIGVRPDGVAAAPQRDAARAWVSRRAQLHRRLAYAPAFVVPLHWLTLLPLALWRSIVHLIAKRPGAVAPEWGAALASMVSIGAIARSRRAISSFRTASWSSIAPLRISRTQLRHRLDDGHGTERGAVSELRFFSGGGAWAVLAALAVGIAAFFPLLAWPSIGGGELLPMRQEVADLWADAAWGMRELGLGVVGPADPFAAVLAVLGTLWPGAPSFAVVLLWLGALPLAVLGGWFAATRVTERAGLRILGGVLWALAPTFLAALVQGRPAAVLLHLLLPWLFHSAAVAHRSWGAAGAASLLAAASLACAPSLAPALATLWALTLILMLSTGRLRGAVRVFWLLVPAAAMFAPLVFAQVHRGSPWALLADPGAVEPLAQATADAIGRLSIAQGFPAPDQGGWDWLLGGFAPLAAVLLAPVAVLALVSALSPRWRAGFALLITTMTGLITAMLAVGVAVSFADGEAVAIWPGTGISLAWLGASGAALVTLDTVVARPALRSVTALVTGAGVLACALPGLLAVNVGEAQIRNGATSTLPALVAAHAADDIDSGTLVMTPLDDGSLGTQLVWGPSATLGAQTTLLSTATSMQGDDLATDAVDLLSARDFDAAAALADRGIGFVLLSSTPGQSDRARSMVDAAITAIDQRAGFVKAGETPNGMLWQIDAPIAARAEPSDAQHTVGRLIGLAQIVVVLAALLLAIPTRASRREARARSRVVGRSSDEPIVPARRGVEHGDATTGPVQSVSPPAQPEEESR is encoded by the coding sequence ATGCCATCCCGAGTACATGCCATCGTCGTCGCACGCACCGGTGACTCCGCAGCCGCTCAGCTCGGCCGGACTCTCGAAGCCATCAGTCGGCAGTCGACCCCGCCGGACGCCATCACGGTCGTCGTGCTCGGAAGCGGAGCCCAGGTGCGCGCGGTCGACGGCATCGGCCGCAGTGTCGAGGCGATCGTGGAGGCGCGGGCCACGACCACGTTCGCCGAGGCCGTGCAACTCGCCCAGCCCCGCATAGCGGACGGCAGCTCGGTCTGGATGCTGACTCAGGACTCGGTCCCCGAGCCCGGTGCGCTGCAGCTGCTGGCCGGCTCGCTCGAGCGATCTCCCTCCGCCGCGCTCGCCGCGCCGAAGCTGGTGCGCCACGACGACGACCGCGAGATCGTCTCGATGGGCGTGAGCATGAGCCGCTTCGGCCGCACCGTCCAGCTCGCCGCGGACGAGCTCGATCAGGGGCAGCACGACGCGGTGGAGGACGCACTCGGCGCGGACGTGCGCGGCATGCTCATCCGCGGTGCCGCACCCGTCGTGCTGCGCCCCGACACAGGGCTCGGCGGCGCGGATGAGGGCCTCGACCTGGGCGTGCGCGCCCGCCTCGGCGGAGGCAGGGCGGTCCTCGTGCCGAAGGCCCGCATCGGGGTGCGCCCAGATGGAGTGGCGGCCGCGCCGCAACGTGATGCGGCTCGCGCGTGGGTGAGCCGGCGCGCCCAGCTGCACAGGCGGCTGGCCTACGCTCCCGCGTTCGTCGTTCCGCTGCACTGGCTCACCCTGCTGCCGCTCGCCCTCTGGCGATCGATCGTCCACCTCATCGCCAAGCGGCCCGGCGCGGTCGCTCCTGAATGGGGCGCGGCGCTGGCATCCATGGTCTCCATAGGGGCGATCGCGCGCTCGAGGCGCGCGATCAGCTCCTTCCGCACCGCCTCGTGGTCGAGCATCGCGCCACTCCGGATCAGTCGCACGCAGCTGCGTCATCGCCTCGACGACGGACACGGGACCGAGCGCGGCGCTGTGAGCGAGCTGCGCTTCTTCAGCGGCGGAGGAGCGTGGGCGGTGCTCGCGGCGCTCGCTGTCGGCATCGCGGCCTTCTTCCCGCTGCTCGCCTGGCCGAGCATCGGAGGCGGCGAACTGCTGCCGATGAGGCAGGAGGTCGCCGATCTCTGGGCTGACGCGGCGTGGGGGATGCGGGAGCTCGGTCTCGGCGTCGTGGGACCGGCGGATCCGTTCGCGGCGGTGCTCGCGGTGCTCGGCACGCTGTGGCCGGGCGCGCCCTCGTTCGCCGTGGTCCTGCTCTGGCTGGGGGCTCTGCCGCTCGCCGTGCTCGGCGGATGGTTCGCGGCGACCCGTGTGACCGAGCGGGCGGGCCTGCGCATCCTCGGCGGCGTGCTGTGGGCGCTGGCACCGACCTTCCTCGCCGCACTCGTGCAGGGCCGGCCGGCGGCCGTGCTGCTGCACCTGCTGCTGCCGTGGCTGTTCCACTCGGCGGCTGTCGCTCACCGCTCGTGGGGAGCCGCTGGCGCGGCCTCCCTGCTCGCAGCGGCGTCGCTCGCCTGCGCACCGTCTCTCGCCCCGGCCCTCGCGACGCTCTGGGCGCTCACGCTGATCCTGATGCTCTCCACGGGTCGCCTGCGCGGAGCGGTGCGCGTCTTCTGGCTGCTCGTGCCGGCGGCGGCGATGTTCGCGCCCCTCGTCTTCGCGCAGGTGCACCGGGGTTCCCCCTGGGCGCTGCTGGCGGACCCCGGGGCTGTCGAACCGCTCGCACAGGCGACGGCGGACGCCATCGGGCGGCTGTCCATCGCCCAGGGGTTCCCCGCTCCGGACCAGGGCGGCTGGGACTGGCTGCTCGGCGGCTTCGCGCCGCTGGCCGCCGTGCTGCTGGCTCCCGTCGCCGTGCTCGCCCTCGTCTCCGCGCTCTCGCCGCGCTGGCGTGCGGGGTTCGCGCTGCTGATCACGACGATGACCGGTCTGATCACCGCGATGCTCGCGGTGGGGGTGGCCGTGTCGTTCGCAGACGGAGAGGCTGTGGCGATCTGGCCCGGTACGGGCATCAGCCTCGCCTGGCTCGGGGCCTCCGGCGCCGCGCTGGTCACGCTCGACACGGTGGTCGCGCGTCCCGCGCTGCGGTCGGTGACGGCGCTCGTCACGGGCGCGGGGGTGCTGGCATGCGCGCTGCCCGGCCTGCTCGCGGTGAACGTCGGGGAGGCGCAGATCCGCAACGGCGCGACGAGCACGCTTCCTGCTCTGGTCGCCGCTCACGCGGCCGATGACATCGACAGTGGAACTCTCGTGATGACGCCGCTCGATGACGGCTCGCTCGGCACGCAGCTGGTATGGGGTCCGAGCGCCACCCTCGGGGCGCAGACCACCCTGCTCAGCACGGCGACGAGCATGCAGGGTGACGATCTGGCGACCGACGCGGTCGACCTTCTGTCGGCACGCGACTTCGACGCCGCCGCGGCGCTCGCCGATCGGGGCATCGGCTTCGTGCTGCTCTCCTCGACCCCGGGGCAGAGCGACCGGGCCAGGAGCATGGTCGACGCGGCCATCACGGCGATCGATCAGCGTGCCGGCTTCGTGAAGGCGGGTGAGACGCCGAACGGGATGCTGTGGCAGATCGACGCGCCGATCGCCGCCCGCGCCGAGCCGTCGGACGCTCAGCACACCGTGGGCCGCCTGATCGGGCTGGCTCAGATCGTCGTCGTCCTCGCCGCTCTGCTGCTCGCGATCCCGACCCGCGCATCCCGTCGCGAGGCCAGGGCCCGTTCGCGGGTCGTCGGGCGCTCCTCCGACGAGCCCATCGTGCCTGCCAGGAGAGGCGTCGAGCACGGCGACGCGACAACCGGTCCCGTGCAATCCGTCAGCCCGCCGGCACAGCCCGAGGAGGAGAGCCGATGA
- a CDS encoding DUF5719 family protein yields MKQRTVHLAATGARIATGAAVATACVLGVAAAAAAPWPTVRGTAASTTVTPVPGDSTIVCNGSFRALGRDSSRADLLVSAAVPLLRLDAGDHQTTSVPLEMPGVLGGEGALSIIGEVSERSAPLISASESVTMADEDLSGFAAAPCREATMRSWIVGGDGSTGSSDVLVLSNPADVAATVVLNVYGTQRTTATRIVPPKTQVSLSLASVAGAETRPVVEVVASGAPVRAALQSAHVRTLDAVGIDVQDGSGGAQESVRLLGVQSQPIAEGDDSTGVLVRILAPSDAATATVRVRGGGGDLGADEYTIDLSAGVPAEISLSGIPAGAHDIEIDATAPIVAAARQTARADGREDFSWMLPAPQLTGTVPFTVPSGAPAALHLRNAEQRPVTVTLEGADPQTIELPAGGSTQVDVRAGGHRMTTAGSVHAAIGLMGDAAIAGWPLWAPPATQQPIVVRP; encoded by the coding sequence ATGAAGCAGCGGACCGTTCATCTCGCCGCCACAGGAGCGCGAATCGCGACCGGCGCGGCCGTCGCGACAGCCTGCGTCCTCGGCGTCGCGGCAGCGGCGGCCGCGCCGTGGCCGACGGTGCGCGGTACGGCCGCCTCGACCACCGTGACCCCTGTGCCCGGGGATTCGACCATCGTGTGCAACGGGTCGTTCCGTGCGCTCGGCCGCGACTCCAGCCGCGCGGACCTCCTGGTCTCCGCTGCGGTGCCTCTGCTGAGACTCGACGCAGGCGACCACCAGACCACCAGCGTGCCGCTCGAGATGCCGGGTGTGCTCGGAGGAGAGGGGGCGCTGAGCATCATCGGCGAGGTGAGCGAGCGCAGCGCCCCGCTGATCTCGGCATCCGAATCGGTGACGATGGCGGACGAGGACCTGAGCGGATTCGCCGCGGCTCCGTGCCGCGAGGCGACGATGCGCTCGTGGATCGTCGGCGGCGACGGATCGACCGGCTCCTCGGACGTGCTCGTGCTGTCCAACCCCGCCGACGTCGCCGCCACGGTCGTCCTCAACGTCTACGGCACGCAGCGGACGACGGCGACGCGGATCGTGCCCCCCAAGACCCAGGTCTCGCTGTCGCTCGCATCGGTCGCCGGCGCCGAGACGCGGCCTGTCGTCGAGGTCGTCGCATCGGGTGCGCCGGTGCGCGCCGCGCTCCAGTCCGCGCACGTGCGCACACTGGACGCCGTCGGCATCGACGTTCAGGACGGAAGCGGCGGGGCACAGGAGAGCGTGCGGCTGCTCGGGGTGCAGTCGCAGCCGATCGCCGAAGGAGACGACTCGACGGGCGTCCTGGTGCGCATCCTCGCACCGTCGGATGCGGCGACGGCCACCGTGCGTGTGCGCGGAGGTGGAGGCGACCTCGGGGCCGACGAGTACACGATCGACCTCTCAGCCGGGGTCCCCGCGGAGATCTCGCTGAGCGGCATCCCGGCCGGCGCGCATGACATCGAGATCGACGCGACCGCGCCGATCGTGGCCGCGGCACGGCAGACCGCCAGAGCCGACGGCCGGGAGGACTTCAGCTGGATGCTCCCGGCGCCCCAGCTGACCGGCACCGTGCCGTTCACCGTGCCGAGCGGTGCCCCTGCTGCTCTGCATCTGCGCAACGCCGAGCAGCGCCCCGTGACCGTCACCCTGGAAGGTGCGGACCCTCAGACGATCGAGCTGCCCGCAGGCGGCTCGACGCAGGTCGACGTGCGCGCGGGAGGACACCGGATGACCACCGCAGGATCCGTGCATGCCGCCATCGGGCTGATGGGCGACGCTGCCATCGCGGGATGGCCGCTGTGGGCGCCTCCGGCGACCCAGCAGCCGATCGTCGTGCGCCCCTGA
- a CDS encoding DUF3499 family protein, with protein MDETLRLDPHLEVDERLCSKVACAREAVATLTFDYGDQMAALGPLGPGGDPHAHDLCAHHAERLSVPAGWLVIRHEAMRA; from the coding sequence ATGGACGAAACACTCCGCCTCGACCCGCACCTGGAAGTCGATGAAAGGCTCTGCTCGAAGGTCGCCTGCGCGCGCGAGGCCGTCGCCACCCTCACCTTCGACTACGGCGATCAGATGGCTGCGCTCGGCCCGCTGGGGCCAGGTGGCGATCCGCACGCACACGACCTGTGCGCGCACCACGCCGAGCGACTCTCCGTCCCTGCCGGCTGGCTGGTGATCCGCCACGAGGCGATGCGCGCCTGA
- a CDS encoding efflux RND transporter periplasmic adaptor subunit has protein sequence MIVWRRVIVPVLFVLVLGAAALALMKIAFLPDTASAEPTGPSAGVAEPVVAVARGSLVNELELDGSIARDDAYPVRSATDGVVTAVHVADGDTVQQGQLLVTVKQNDPVRTVTIVAPEAGEISELALMKGQASSIGGEVLTLTPARHHVLATVEPAQLYRLVNTPSEATVTINGGPAPFACTGVRVQIAEDGTASVRCAVPADQTVFAGLPVSLALALGKVDDALVVPVTAVKGGAGSGVVWVEAGEGGEPEERKVTLGVNDGEQVEVLDGLAEGDSIRQFVPGFAVPVQEQCYDDGAGGEFCETGTSW, from the coding sequence ATGATCGTCTGGCGTCGTGTCATCGTTCCCGTTCTCTTCGTCCTGGTGCTCGGCGCGGCAGCGCTGGCGCTGATGAAGATCGCATTCCTGCCGGACACCGCGAGCGCCGAGCCCACGGGACCCTCCGCCGGCGTCGCCGAGCCGGTCGTCGCCGTCGCGCGAGGGTCGCTGGTCAATGAGCTCGAACTCGACGGGAGCATCGCGCGCGACGACGCGTACCCCGTCCGCAGCGCGACCGATGGAGTGGTGACCGCCGTGCACGTCGCGGACGGCGACACCGTACAGCAGGGGCAGCTGCTGGTGACCGTCAAGCAGAACGACCCGGTGCGCACCGTCACGATCGTGGCCCCGGAGGCGGGGGAGATCTCCGAGCTCGCCCTGATGAAGGGGCAGGCCTCGTCGATCGGCGGTGAGGTGCTCACCCTCACCCCGGCTCGCCATCACGTGCTCGCCACCGTGGAGCCCGCCCAGCTCTATCGCCTCGTGAACACGCCGTCAGAGGCCACCGTGACGATCAACGGAGGGCCCGCGCCCTTCGCCTGCACAGGCGTGCGCGTGCAGATCGCAGAGGACGGCACCGCGAGCGTGCGCTGCGCGGTGCCGGCTGATCAGACCGTGTTCGCCGGGCTCCCGGTGTCGCTCGCCCTCGCCCTGGGCAAGGTCGACGACGCCCTCGTCGTCCCCGTGACAGCGGTGAAGGGCGGTGCGGGCAGCGGAGTGGTCTGGGTGGAAGCCGGCGAGGGAGGAGAACCCGAGGAGCGGAAGGTGACGCTCGGCGTCAACGACGGCGAGCAGGTGGAGGTGCTCGACGGGCTGGCGGAGGGCGACTCGATCCGTCAGTTCGTGCCTGGCTTCGCCGTACCCGTGCAGGAGCAGTGCTACGACGACGGTGCGGGCGGCGAGTTCTGCGAGACGGGGACGAGCTGGTGA